The proteins below come from a single Ostrinia nubilalis chromosome Z, ilOstNubi1.1, whole genome shotgun sequence genomic window:
- the LOC135086716 gene encoding uncharacterized protein CG1161-like has product MYSKYIVVIIVSTFAVFASGQSYEDKRCKCVCPSPAAVFNKTVADKTADHRRHYIANVQPNKCNCAGVIIPRDGAEILGREQEFCPRCECKYENRNTTIIKVVVIIVIWVIMLLVVYMGFLICLDPLINKRAKASYQEHTNEDDESTISGPSTQMGARGNVLNRVTHQQDKWKRQVREQRRNIYDRHTMLN; this is encoded by the exons ATGTATTCTAAATATATCGTAGTGATTATAGTGTCCACGTTCGCTGTATTTGCGTCT GGGCAGTCTTATGAAGATAAGAGATGCAAATGTGTGTGCCCGAGCCCCGCTGCGGTGTTCAACAAGACCGTCGCAGACAAGACAGCCGATCACCGCAGGCACTACATCGCAAATGTACAACCCAACAAATG TAACTGCGCAGGAGTGATTATCCCTCGAGATGGTGCAGAGATCCTCGGTAGGGAACAAGAGTTCTGCCCAAGATGCGAGTGCAAGTATGAGAACAGAAACACCACTATTATCAAG GTAGTTGTAATCATAGTGATCTGGGTAATTATGCTCCTGGTGGTGTACATGGGCTTCCTCATCTGCCTGGACCCACTCATCAACAAGCGGGCGAAGGCTTCTTACCAGGAACACACCAATGAAGAT GACGAGAGCACAATAAGCGGTCCCTCCACCCAAATGGGCGCTCGCGGGAACGTTTTGAACCGCGTCACGCATCAGCAGGACAAGTGGAAGCGCCAAGTTAGGGAGCAACGTCGCAACATCTACGACAGACACACCATGCTGAACTAA